A single genomic interval of Trachemys scripta elegans isolate TJP31775 chromosome 3, CAS_Tse_1.0, whole genome shotgun sequence harbors:
- the MEP1A gene encoding meprin A subunit alpha, which translates to MRCWSMVGDRQTGQNLSIGERCDHKAIVEHELLHAMGFYHEQSRTDRDDYVNIWWDEILPGQSHNFVKYNATFISDLNTPYDYESVMHYEPFSFNKNESAPTITAKIPAFNDVIGQRLDFSTVDLERLNRMYNCTSTHTLLDQCAFEFANICGMVQGTGDDADWVHKKSSLAGQEDHTLLGRCKDAGSFMYFNTSSGQADDMALLESRILYPKRTQQCLQFFYKISGSPSDKLVIWVRKDNGTGTVNTLVKVKTFQGDSDHNWKIAHVTLNVQEKFRYIFQGLRGNHSSSSSGIFIDDVTLTETPCPSAVWLIRNFTHILQTSVSGSVMRSPRFYNPEGYGYGITLYPRGTSNSYFSDYARISFHLCSGENDDVLQWPAENRRAIITVLDQHPDIRNRMSSSRSFTTDKSQVLPDKNDTSMWDKPSVVGTFDPSCNCNRSLDWGWSNFISHKQLRQRNFLKNDDLIIFAEFKDLTYLKKTEVPIKPAQSITKGLILERQRRSALNTGPLEDWPSYVRDPCDPNPCQNDGVCVNVKGKASCRCPSGNTFFYTGERCQAALVHGNLLGMMVGGAAGTIVSIIIIVSMLTRR; encoded by the exons ATgcg gtgCTGGTCCATGGTGGGTGATCGACAGACTGGACAAAACCTTTCCATTGGGGAGCGGTGTGACCATAAAGCTATTGTAGAACACGAGCTCTTACATGCAATGGGATTTTATCATGAACAGTCAAGGACAGACCGGGATGATTACGTGAACATCTGGTGGGATGAAATTCTTCCAG GCCAATCTCACAACTTTGTGAAGTACAATGCCACATTCATCTCCGACCTGAACACCCCCTACGACTATGAATCCGTAATGCATTATGAGCCGTTCTCATTTAACAAAAACGAGAGTGCCCCAACAATCACTGCGAAGATACCAGCATTTAATGACGTTATTGGGCAGCGCTTGGATTTCAGCACCGTTGACTTAGAAAGACTCAATCGCATGTACAACTGCA CTTCAACTCACACCCTTTTGGACCAGTGTGCTTTTGAGTTTGCCAATATCTGTGGCATGGTTCAGGGCACCGGAGATGACGCAGACTGGGTCCATAAGAAGAGCAGCCTCGCAGGACAAGAAGACCACACGCTCCTCGGACGCTGcaaag ATGCTGGTTCTTTCATGTACTTCAACACTAGCTCTGGCCAGGCAGACGATATGGCTCTCCTAGAATCCCGGATCCTTTACCCAAAGAGAACTCAGCAGTGTCTCCAGTTCTTCTATAAGATCTCCGGAAGCCCCTCGGACAAGCTTGTCATCTGGGTTAGAAAGGACAATGGCACCGGGACTGTTAACACACTGGTTAAAGTCAAAACCTTTcaag GAGATAGCGACCACAATTGGAAAATTGCCCATGTGACCCTCAATGTTCAAGAGAAGTTCAGATACATCTTCCAAGGACTCAGGGGCAATCACAGCAGCTCATCTAGTGGAATTTTTATTGATGATGTCACCCTAACTGAGACACCGTGCCCCAGTGCTGTATGGCTCATTCGGAACTTCACCCACATTCTCCAGACTTCTGTTTCAGGCTCTGTGATGCGTAGTCCCCGGTTTTATAACCCTGAGGGCTATGGTTATGGTATAACTTTGTATCCTCGTGGCACATCTAATTCCTACTTTTCAGATTATGCCCGCATTTCTTTTCACTTGTGCAGTGGAGAGAATGATGATGTTCTGCAATGGCCTGCTGAGAACAGACGAGCTATTATAACGGTGCTAGACCAGCACCCTGACATCAGGAACAGGATGTCCTCGAGCAGGAGCTTCACAACAGACAAGAGCCAAGTTTTGCCGG ATAAAAATGATACTTCAATGTGGGATAAACCATCTGTTGTTGGAACATTCGACCCTTCATGCAACTGTAATAGAAGCTTAGACTGGGGGTGGAGTAATTTCATCTCTCACAAACAGCTGAGACAGAGGAATTTCCTGAAAAACGATGACCTCATtatttttgcagaatttaaag atctAACCTATCTCAAAAAGACTGAAGTCCCTATTAAACCGGCCCAATCCATCACCAAAGGCCTCATTCTTGAAAGGCAGAGGAGATCAGCCCTGAACACTGGCCCCCTTGAAGACTGGCCATCCTACGTGAGAGACCCGTGTGACCCAAATCCTTgccaaaatgatggagtctgtgTGAATGTGAAAGGGAAAGCAAGCTGCAG GTGTCCTTCAGGCAACACCTTCTTCTATACAGGTGAGAGATGCCAGGCGGCACTGGTCCATGGGAATCTCCTTGGAATGATGGTTGGTGGAGCTGCCGGAACAATAGTATCAATTATCATAATTGTTTCCATGCTAACTAGAAGATAA